Below is a window of Numenius arquata chromosome 28, bNumArq3.hap1.1, whole genome shotgun sequence DNA.
tgccccacatctgccacCCGGAACACGCTCAGCCCCACCCAGCCCTGCAGGATCCCTACCTGATCCCAGCCGGAGGAGGTGGAGAGTCAGGAAATGACTGAGGAGGCACCATGGGCTCGTGGGGAACCACATCTTCAGCCGAAGCTGGAGAAGAgagtgggaagggaggcagagggagggcaagggggggtTACAGCCGCcgcagaggggatggggaagaagggctgCACCTGCCCCCAACACCACTCCAGAAATCCCACCAAACCACCTGCACCCTGATGTCAGAAGGAACCCGTGGTCAAGGGAGGGACGGGATCCACACGTGGCTCCCAGTGCAGCCCCTGTtctgccccactgccctccccagGATTTACTCTAAATACCTTATGagattttaagtgaaattaaataTTCTAAATTCCTCGCAGAAAGGAAATTCACTCCCCGGACCCGTATGAGCTGCAAGAGGAAGCAGCCGACGGGATACACCCAAGGTCTCGCACTTATCCTCTCTTTCCAGATGCAGCATCAGGGATTTTTGGGCTGACTTCAAACTCCACCCTCAGCACTTGAACACATTAAGGAGGAGAAAGACGGAAAAAAGTGGAGGAAGGCAAAATATGTGGTTGCGAGCAGGTTAAGGTTAATTTAGAGCTTGGTTGTGATTTTTGGACATGGCAGAGGAGcccagcagtgtccctgcagccctACAACAGCCAGGAGCTTGTGGGGAGACAGGGACGAGGGGCCGAAAAGAGTTTGGATAGAGATTTGAGTGTCAGGACACCCCAGCTGTGCCCTgtcaccttggggacatcagaTCCCTGGGGAGGACCTGTCCCCTACTGTCCCCACTGTCACAACTTATGCAGGGGGGAGCCCATGCCCAAAACAAGGGGTGCAGGGAGGTTCAGGTTGAGGGCGGGGGTATTTGCCCAGTTGGAGGGACAGAagcggaaaagcggaaaagcggACCTCCCTggggtcccactcccagggaggaggcTACAGGAGGggtgaccccagactgaccaagggggCGTTCCATCCCATCTACCCCACACTCACTATAAGAGCCGAGGGATCAGCTCTTTCTTCGATGGCTGACATCTGAGGatgaccctgtctgttcgtctgcctttgatcccgatccctgcggtcctgaccccagagctggaatccagttcacACCCAtcactgactccagtctgggacttccccagtgcctgccgatgATGTCATCTTGGGAGTCTGATACCCTTTTGTATACagtgtatctatttcattattttcctttttatcttattatttatattccattaaagtagtttagttcctgctgaactcataaatctctttctctttcctcctcctctcctgggagcAAGAGGTTGGGGCAGAGCATCTGTCCCTGTCAtgggccaattcagcctaaaccaccacataaatatatacatttataaaatacaaagttataaaaaagaataaattccattttcctgcttttttccaactttctcttttccagttttccatttgAGGTCCTGTTTCCCTCACCCTAATCTCTCCCAGTCTGCCCAGTTGCCTGGCTCGCTTTCcatttctagtttattttttctatttgtctATCATTTTTCTGAGGTTTGAGAGCAACTGGGCCACCAGTCAGGAGAGGTGGGAGGCGCTGGGAGCCCCGTGGGTGAACTGGTGAAAACTGGGCTTGAGCCCAGGGTGGgaatcatgaaaaaaaaccaaccaaaaaaagaggaaaaagagaaaaaaagagagaaaaaaacccagactaaaGATGTGCTTTTCCCCTCTTGGATGGGATCTCTTAGAGTCTCAAAGGTCCCAGCAGGAAAATACtgctattaattttaattttttgctttggtttttattataatgttaattttttcttttattttaatttcattttttctttttaatttttattttcaaatttttatttgatttgtctttgattttatttttattaattgcatttttattttttatttctattggtttatttttaattattactttttggttttttccacgtGCAGGCTTTGTCAGCCTCATGGAAAGTTTTTGCAGTGAGTGCTTTCTGTGCTCTACAAAAGCGGCAGATCCAGTGGTGTGTGaccattgcttaaaaaaaaaaaaaaaaccaataaaaaattagggttttggttaaaaaaaatggttaattGCAAGAACACtattttttctatgtttttgcAATTGGATGAATTAGTTTGGTTtactgggggtgggggaaaggatgGGGGTCTTGGCTCGATGCTGTGAGTTGCCAGGAGGTGATGCCatgaaaaaaagatatatttttatatatttatatgtatctATTGAttcatatatacaaatatatatttttttatataaacattttaatttttatatataattttatataaaatacatacaatatataaaaagaaatttatattaaatacatatttatatttttatggttttatttatatatataattacttttttctctctttttttatggGCTGGAGGGAACCTCCTCCTTGTCACACCCTTTTGGGTTCCCCAATGCCCCGGCACAGATCGAGGTCTGGCACGAAGCGTTTCCCCTCCTGCGCCCTAAAATCAACAGTTTTGGATAATTTGCCCtcccaattaaaaacaaacaaacaaacaagcaaacaaaacccccaaaccaaaccaaaacagctgGAAATTCATCAAAAAGAGGtgaagcaggagctgggagggaaaggtccctcgggcagcctcttccccctctgccccagagGATCCTCATGAAAATCCcccagaaaaaaccaaaccaaaacaaaacaaaacatgaaattatttaattttgttaagtCTTACTATTTCCCGATtgtcctggcaggagagggatgcGCAGCAGCATCTGCACTTCCCGCAGCCaagtgaggggctgggggtgaaCTGGGGGGTGAACATTTTAActggtggggggagggggattTTAACTGGGAGGAGAAAATTTTAATTGCAGGGGGATTTGAATTGGGGGTGAAAACTTTAATTGTGGGGAGAAGATTTTAATTCGGGGAGAAAAttataaagtggaaaaaaaaatcacccttaaATTAAGATATAAGCAAGGGATGTGCCATTTCTCACCCAAATTTCCCCAGTTGGATTGTTACAGGTAGATGAGGAGCAAATAATAACCACAACCAACCACCGCAAGACACCTTTAAATCCGAAATAAAGATCCCGAGGGCAAAACAAAGGGAAAtcccctttccttctcttgttGATGGGATGGGGAGAGCACTCAGAATCCCCTTCTTTCCCCCGAAAAAGGCAGCAGAGTGATGCTAGCATTTTCCCCTTCACGAAAGCACTAGGATTTCCCCCTTTTTCGAACCTTTTGGGGTTTTCCTTGGTGTCACTGACGCCCTTTTGGggttcctccagctgcttttcctccaCCGGCTTCTTCTCCACTtggtggtttttcccccccctttcttgggttttttttcctctttgggggtcttttccccctcttctctagCAAAAGTTCTTCTCTGGCTCAGCAATATTCGGTCCCATCTCTTCCTCTGCCAGTTTTTATcagctgaggagggaggagaCTCCAATCTCCCACCCACAGACGGGGCCATGACACCTCAGATGCCTCCTGCACCCTCCGATtgcaccttttttccccccatttcagGGCCATTTTATCTCTCAGCGtccaggagggaggggagaaaaaaggtggTGCCAAAAATGTGCGTTATTGCACCACAAGTACAAAATTGCTTAATTTTTACCCCCCAAATATGACGGCAGCTCCTTCCGTGGGAGCAAGGCAAAACAGAGCTGATGGGAGCAGTGAGGGATGAGACAGAAAAGCCTGGAAATGAGACAACCTGGGGGAGATAAAACGTATTTAATGTCATCCATGCCCTAGAACCCATCAGgtctcttccttcccaccccattCCCCCAAAAATGGTGGGGTGTATTATTTATggtgtaaatattttaatttcttggtGGGAAAGCAAAGATATGGAGCCTGGTGGGAGAAACTTCAAGTGAGTTGATTCCTGCTTTCAAGGGAAAAGCTCCCCCAAAGTGCTGCCCAGGGGGTTCTGgaccccctttttctccctttcccccaatTTTTAGGATATTTGGAGCATCCCAAGCAGGTATTTGGCACTTGGTTGCTTCCCCCCCTCCATGTTCCCTGACTGTGGAGAGGGTTAAAGATCCCCCGTGCTGACAGTGTTTTGGGAGAATCCATTGATTTGCGAGAATTTTGTCATTTGGGGAAAATTCAGGGGTAATTGGGACGTATTTGGGGAGAATTCCGTTGTTTTGGGACAACTgagaggtatttggggaagaattGAGGGGCGTTTTGGGAAGAATTGAGGCTTTGGGGGAAGAATTCAGAGGTATTTGGGGATAATCCAAATATTTATAGAGAATTCAGAGGCATTTGGGAGGAAttcagagcctttttttttttttttttttttcttctttagaattCAGAGGTATTTGGGGATAATTCAGAGTTATTTTGGGAGGAAGTCAGAAGCATTTGGGGCAATTCAGAGGTATTTTGGGAGAATTCAGAGGGATTTGAGGAGGAATTGGGAGTTATTTGTGGGGAATCCAGAGGTATTTGGGGGTGGTTTAATTCTTGTGGGAGAATTCAGAGCcgtttggggaggaaaaggaggctgttgaaggggcggcagcagcaggcgcagcccccgctcccctcccggacACGGGGAGACCCGACCCGGAGGGGGTGGAGCGGACCTGGTTGGGAACCGCGCCGGTGCCCCCCTCCAGCAGGGCGCCTTGGGTGGGACCTGATTGAGAACCCCCCGCGCTCGCCTCCACCGCTGGCAGCGCTTTCCCGGCCCCGGCGCCCAAAGAGCCCCGAAATGGGCTTCTTTGGTGCCGGCGCTGGGGGGAAACTCCACAGAGCTCCCGCACCTTGGCTTCCACATTGGAACCTTTTCTAGTTTACACCCATCGCCTAATTAGCAGACTGTCCTCATCAACGGcggctcctcctcttcctgatTGTATTCTCCCTTCCGATTAAAGCTCTGGTTCATTGGGTAATGACAGCTCCTGCTCAGCGAGGAGGGGGCTGAAGATGTGGAGGTGCGGGTTTGGCGTTATAAGGAGCCCAGTTCCCCTCAAGGACACAtagttttttattttcagcaagctTTGTATCTCCCAGCAACTTTGCAGTTTTAGCGGAAGGCCCCAGCTTTCCCCAGTTTGGTTGGCTCGTGTCTTTGTGCTCTCTGCACCCCGCTACAAGGCGCCTCTTGCCTCCCCCAGGGGTTTCGAGCCGGGCCGCGCCTCACCTGCTTTCCATCCTGGCTTTAGGAGTGTTGGGGGACAGGGTTGGGAGGACGtggctgcccccgctcccccgggttcttctccctccagccctggcagtgtGGGTGCGGGGGCAaggagagggatggatggagcccTTCCCTATTCCCTCCAGTGTTTTTCTGCCCACGGGGCCTCTCAGGGGCCCCCCAGATCCTGACCCCTCAAGAAGGTGATGATGGGGAGTGTTTTGCtgatgctgcaaaatttaatgcGAGTCTGCAAAACGGGCTCCTGGGTCACACTAATGAATATGTCAGCTCACGTGGAGTTACAGATTAGGGAGGTGGAATAAAGAGTCTTTTGTATATAAATACTGGGTGAAAGTCCCCGTAAGGGGTGCTAGATTTGGGGATTGCCACCTAGCATCCAAAGTTGACTCTCTAAACTGCTTATGGTCTCAAGAGCTTGTGTTTCAGGTAACAATTATacccttttaattgttttattaccTATTGAGGCTGGGAAAACAGGGTTCCTGGGGCCATAGAGATCTTTCCCCTGCTTTTATATCTTTTCCCAGGCAGGGAATTTCCAGGCCTGGGACTTCCCAGGCAAATGACTCCAGCTCCTGACTTTTCCCCACCTCTGTTCCCACAGACTTGCTGGGTTTGAGAGGGCAGAAAACTCAGGTttctcatctccctgtgcagtgggttttAGAGAGGAACGaggatgacttttccttcctccagttctcttaagcaacttccaaagaaaacccagaggaaataaaaaccaaagaaaagcacacacacaaggCAGAAATGACTTAGAATTGTACATTTACTTTCAACTCCCCATCAGGGCAACTTTGCAGGCACCCAGGAAACAGTCATTAAGgaattaaaagatgaaaatatagtttaaggcacagaaatgctcccATTTTGCACTAAAGGAAAGGAACGTGAACACCactaccctttcctgtccctttggtgggaCTGGGACAAAACTCTgcccctggtttctttcccaagggtaAGTTGATGGCTttagtgggttgggttttttttgtcctgtgcccTAGGGAAGAAGTTTGAGTTGAGCACCCAACATCACCATGAACCACGGGAAGACTCTCTCCCCGTGGAAAGATGCCGGCGGAAAAGCAAAGATCCGTTCTTTGCTCAGGGCATCATAAAATACCACCCTCCCTTCCTCGCAGTTCAAGAAGATTCGTATCCGCTTGGGGACACACACTAGAGTCAAGGGGGTGACAGCAGGAGAGGTATGAGCCACGAACACACCATTGCCATGACACAGAGCCCATACACCCTCTTCAGGCTTCAGGCGCAACACACAGTCCCTTGGCACTGATTCCTTGGCCACCCCAATGCCCCACACACCTTCTCTACAGATCTCCACGTTCCAGTGGTGGCACCCCGATGTGAATCCCCTCAAGCCCAGCACGCAGTGATTGACTTTGAACCTCTCCGGGttggaaggcaggtcctgctcagAGCCTATCCACCCCACGAACTTGCAGTCTTCCGAGAGATAAAGCCTGGCGTTGGCTGTCTTTGGGTCCAGTGTCATCTGcgctggaggtggagagagagtcaggctcatTGCAGCAGATCTGGGGGGCACAgcgctttttctctcccttcccatccctctgacctTGTTGGGACCCCTCCAGGCATTGCCTGGTGGTGGGATAAggatgggagaagggggaaaggaggcagcagagcactttaggTTAATCTttgggggcagcagagcttgttttATCCTATTTTTTGATTTCATATGATGGCTCGGTTGGGCACGCGTTTGGTTCACTTACTTGTCAGTGGAAGTTCGAACTCCAGGAAAtctagaggaaagagagaaatgtgagaggcagaaagatcaGTTGTTGTGATTGTGGGTTTCTGCAAAAGTCCAGAGAGTCAGGGACAGGCTTGGGGGAATGTtgagaaacttgaggaggcagaggagaagaagaggaggacaggcagggaacatcagaccaacgcTCGCTGCTCATTCACTGTCTCGTTGTGggatcttgaaaaaaaacaacccctcattcagcacGCAGGATGCGTTTCCTTCCTGTGGCTTCACTCCATCCCTCCCAACCCAGAAGCACGATGGCATTTTCCTTTCTGGACCTGCGCACGGTACCTTGGAATTTCTCCAGAGCCTCCTTGATGGCTGTGGTTTtctctgtgaaatcacagaatttcttttccagctctgggGAAATATCGAGTGAGTGGGAGAGGGTTTtcctctggcccctggaagggaagaggggatggatttacACCTGTCTGGAGTTTGCTGCTCCGTGTTTTCTCAGCAATCCCTGGGGATAATTAGTGGAGGGAAGGTGATGGCTCTGCCCCATCTCACACATCTCAGACAGCAAATGTCACAGCAGGATCACACCCCCCCTTGGAGATGTTCATTGATTTGCTTCAGCTGTGAAAGGCTGAGGTGGTTGTCTCAGGGTCCTCATGGGAATtaacagccctgagcagccccccctgggaccccacagccccaccCCTGCTCCAGGGGCTCCACTGAAGCTCAGCCCTGGAGCATCCAGCCCCTTTGCAAGCTGATTGGGAGGAGCATCCATGCCTGGCCATGGACCCTGTGGATccaccccaggggctgccttccTGGTttacccccagccctgcctcctgaCAGTCCCTGTCCAAATTCATCATTCattaaggagagagaggcagagccctccttccaaccccccgtggcctCAGTCAAGTCCAAAGGCTGTATTGCAGAAGAGCCAACCTGTCCCTATGTGCTTTtcccagtgtcctgccacagagctACTCTGTGGTGGAGAAATGttgacaggagaaggaccacatacctgctcaaggtggttCCGATGTCctagatgagagagaaaaagagactcagtgacatggaacacctccccttggagtaccgGGGTCCCACTCTAATGAAGGCCCTCTTTGAGCAGGTTGGGGTAGGAAAGCGAGGGCTTGGTCTCCAAGCTCAACACAggccttcacagcaagtttgggaagcctgggctctcaccttcaggagctcccagtctggctgctggtatgtcctctccatctccccaatcaGCGTGCCCAGGCTCGTCGTCTCCTCCAAAAGCTTCTGGTGGATTTCTTCATGCGCTTTCCTTACCTCTGTatccagcttctccagctgggccagaaaagaggactcctgcttctccaggaactcGTGCAACTTCCTATATGTCGTCACaatctcctgctttgcagcttctgtcctctcctgccaagggcaatccaaagcagggaaagggaagcagagcaggagaagagcgtcaagggtgggccatgccttagtgggATCCACCAAAAGGAGGaaccccttctcccttccccacgccccttgagcatcacccacccgcgggggagaggaggaggagatgttcctcctttcttcccccaccctctgcccaggaaaacTGATGGGCACTTACGGTGTGGTCCTTGATTCTGTCTTGTCTGTCCTTCATGGAAGATTGAAGCGCCTCTTGCTCTGATTTCAGAATGTACAGTTCGgtctgaatttttttctgagaggaaagaaagaagtccgTTGTGGAATGGCATTGTGGTCTGGCACCCTCAGCAGAAGCAACAGGGAATTCTTGATGGCTCTTGGGGTAAGTGTTGGCAAAGATTTGGGACCCCCATGACTGTTTTATGGCTATTTACCTCccccattttctgtatttttttcttttgataaacgTCTAGGAACTTTCaaggagctgtggggtgggagaagggctgaggatctctttctttcctttcctactgATCTTAAGCTGAGCTGACCATGATAAGGGACCCGCATCCCGGAGGAGAGAGGAACATTTATGCCTGCTGGATAAATAAGCCATGCTGAGGCTCAGGAAACCCCTGGCACTGTAAATCATGAGGTTAAAAGGTGTCCAAGGTATTATGGTGGGGAGAAATCCTACGCCTCTGTTTCTTACCCTTGCCTAAGCCCCTGCTTGTACCTGAACCCTGGGCGAGAGGACACCTTCGTCCCCAAGAGCGTAGTGCTCCTATGTGCACTtcttcctcagggcaggcaatgccacctcaagagttggtagcaagagacaaggatgggtgagtccacagggggtttatcccacaggccaaaggctctacagggatctccacccatcaagagcagcaacaccaggagcttctggCCCTTTGTGTC
It encodes the following:
- the LOC141476048 gene encoding E3 ubiquitin-protein ligase TRIM7-like; protein product: MAARTPVETLWDEACCSICLEIFQDPVSIHCGHTFCRSCITEIWEGLTTKFSCPQCREMVSQKRLCPNRELANMIEATKNLNLQRVREVEEGENLCKKHQEPLKLFCKVDQRLICVVCDRSEVHRNHSVVPVDEAAQEYKKKIQTELYILKSEQEALQSSMKDRQDRIKDHTERTEAAKQEIVTTYRKLHEFLEKQESSFLAQLEKLDTEVRKAHEEIHQKLLEETTSLGTLIGEMERTYQQPDWELLKDIGTTLSRGQRKTLSHSLDISPELEKKFCDFTEKTTAIKEALEKFQDFLEFELPLTTQMTLDPKTANARLYLSEDCKFVGWIGSEQDLPSNPERFKVNHCVLGLRGFTSGCHHWNVEICREGVWGIGVAKESVPRDCVLRLKPEEGVWALCHGNGVFVAHTSPAVTPLTLVCVPKRIRIFLNCEEGRVVFYDALSKERIFAFPPASFHGERVFPWFMVMLGAQLKLLP